A genomic segment from Geitlerinema sp. PCC 9228 encodes:
- a CDS encoding GDSL-type esterase/lipase family protein: MSNPVKHFSVWTWLLLAVNGLAVAGLGMVFWPHKSAQPPKPPTANVFGGNAPGNAVSLHVAPTPEEPSPALGVRHHLSYQEWLKILEKEANAIAAQSPAHLSILLGDSITLWFPHEWLPANSIWLNQGISGDTSAGVLKRLDLFRPTHPDRIFIMIGINDLLRGMEDEVLLENYRQILRRLQEEHPEAYIVVQSILPHAGEAATWEGRDRFAYVSNTRIRTLNTRLRAIAGEMGTYYLDLYPLFVDEEGKLNPKLSTDGLHLNERGYLVWRSAMQMYAQMVLPPLE; the protein is encoded by the coding sequence GTGTCTAATCCAGTAAAACATTTTTCTGTTTGGACTTGGTTGTTGCTGGCTGTCAATGGCTTGGCTGTAGCTGGGTTGGGGATGGTTTTTTGGCCGCACAAATCCGCGCAACCACCTAAGCCACCTACTGCCAATGTTTTTGGTGGCAATGCGCCTGGCAATGCGGTTTCTTTGCATGTTGCTCCTACCCCAGAGGAACCGTCTCCGGCTTTGGGGGTACGACACCACCTGAGCTACCAAGAGTGGTTGAAAATTCTGGAAAAGGAAGCCAATGCGATCGCAGCGCAGTCGCCTGCCCATTTATCGATTTTGCTGGGGGATTCGATTACGCTGTGGTTTCCCCATGAGTGGTTGCCTGCGAACAGCATTTGGCTCAATCAAGGTATTTCTGGGGATACTTCGGCGGGGGTGCTCAAACGCCTGGATTTGTTTCGTCCCACCCATCCCGATCGCATTTTTATTATGATTGGGATTAACGATTTGCTGCGGGGGATGGAGGATGAGGTGCTTTTGGAGAACTACCGGCAAATTTTGCGCCGCCTGCAAGAAGAGCATCCTGAGGCCTATATTGTGGTGCAGTCGATTTTGCCCCACGCTGGTGAGGCGGCTACCTGGGAAGGTCGCGATCGCTTTGCCTATGTTTCCAACACCCGCATTCGTACGCTCAATACCCGTTTGCGAGCGATCGCTGGGGAAATGGGGACCTATTATTTAGACCTCTATCCTCTGTTTGTGGATGAAGAAGGCAAACTCAATCCCAAATTAAGCACCGATGGCTTGCATCTCAACGAACGGGGATATTTGGTGTGGCGTTCTGCCATGCAAATGTACGCTCAAATGGTGCTGCCGCCATTAGAATAA
- a CDS encoding 4-hydroxy-3-methylbut-2-enyl diphosphate reductase, giving the protein MDTKAFKRSLRDSEKYNRRGFGHQEAIAGVMESAYQSPLIQEIRNNNNWLTRGNVTIRLAEAFGFCWGVERAVAMAYETRKQFPSQRIWITNEIIHNPSVNQHLRDMEVQFIPVENGQKDFSGIEENDVVILPAFGASVEEMQLLHDKGCTIVDTTCPWVSKVWNTVERHKKKEYTSIIHGKYKHEETIATSSFADKYLVVLNLEEARYVADYILHGGDKEEFMAKFQNATSPGFDPDQDLERVGIANQTTMLKSETEQIGKLFERTMMQKYGAENVNQHFWSFNTICDATQERQDAMFELVEEKLDLMVVIGGFNSSNTTHLQEIAIERGIPSYHIDGAERIAADNRIEHKPLHGSLEVTENWLPEGELVVGVTSGASTPDKAVEEVIQKIIEQKAAAVAVT; this is encoded by the coding sequence ATGGATACAAAAGCTTTTAAACGCTCCCTACGGGATTCGGAAAAATACAATCGTCGCGGTTTTGGCCATCAAGAAGCGATCGCTGGGGTGATGGAATCTGCCTACCAAAGCCCCTTAATACAAGAAATTCGCAACAACAACAATTGGCTGACGCGGGGCAATGTCACCATTCGTCTGGCAGAAGCCTTCGGATTTTGCTGGGGCGTAGAACGCGCCGTTGCCATGGCTTACGAAACTCGCAAGCAATTCCCCAGCCAGCGCATCTGGATTACCAATGAAATCATTCACAATCCTTCGGTGAACCAACACCTGCGGGATATGGAGGTACAGTTTATCCCGGTAGAAAACGGTCAAAAAGACTTTTCCGGCATTGAAGAAAATGATGTGGTGATCCTACCGGCTTTTGGTGCCAGCGTTGAAGAAATGCAACTGCTGCATGACAAAGGCTGTACCATTGTAGACACTACCTGCCCTTGGGTTTCCAAAGTTTGGAATACCGTGGAACGCCATAAAAAGAAAGAATATACTTCTATCATCCACGGCAAATACAAACACGAAGAAACCATTGCCACCAGTTCCTTTGCCGATAAATATTTGGTGGTACTCAACCTAGAGGAAGCGCGCTATGTTGCCGACTACATCCTCCACGGCGGCGACAAAGAAGAATTTATGGCAAAATTCCAAAATGCTACTTCCCCTGGCTTTGACCCAGACCAAGATTTGGAAAGGGTGGGCATTGCCAATCAAACCACCATGCTCAAAAGCGAAACCGAACAAATTGGCAAGCTTTTCGAGCGCACCATGATGCAAAAATACGGTGCCGAAAACGTCAACCAACATTTTTGGTCGTTCAACACCATCTGCGATGCCACCCAAGAACGCCAAGATGCTATGTTTGAGCTGGTGGAAGAAAAATTGGATTTGATGGTGGTCATTGGCGGCTTCAACTCTTCCAATACTACCCACTTGCAGGAGATTGCCATCGAACGGGGCATTCCTTCCTACCACATCGATGGTGCCGAACGCATTGCGGCTGACAACCGCATCGAACACAAACCCCTGCACGGCAGCCTAGAAGTAACGGAAAACTGGCTACCAGAAGGAGAATTGGTGGTTGGCGTTACTTCCGGCGCTTCTACTCCAGACAAAGCTGTGGAAGAAGTGATTCAAAAAATCATCGAACAGAAAGCTGCGGCGGTAGCAGTCACTTAG
- the ndhL gene encoding NAD(P)H-quinone oxidoreductase subunit L produces MPTLLVLLTYAVLAGTYLLVVPGLLYFYLKQRWFVASSFERGFMYFMVFFFFPGMLLLSPFLNLRPKKRQI; encoded by the coding sequence ATGCCTACGCTCTTGGTATTGCTAACCTATGCGGTTCTCGCAGGTACTTATTTGCTGGTCGTACCCGGGTTGCTGTACTTTTACCTCAAGCAACGCTGGTTCGTTGCCAGTTCCTTTGAACGGGGCTTTATGTACTTCATGGTATTTTTCTTCTTCCCTGGTATGCTCCTGTTAAGTCCGTTTCTAAATTTGCGCCCCAAAAAACGGCAAATCTAA
- the trpA gene encoding tryptophan synthase subunit alpha, with product MLSVSQRFQQLRKTNPPQCALVAFITAGDPDLATTARALTALDRSGADILELGVPYSDPLADGPVIQAAATRALRQGVSLEKVLEMVSQVTPTLSAPIVLFSYYNLIINCGVEAFLQRIAAAGVKGLVVPDLPLEESQELLEMSPQYDIEVVLLVAPTSSPERMKAIAEKSQGFIYLVSVTGVTGMRSQVESVVKDRLASLRQVTDKPIGIGFGISQPEQARQVQQWGADAVIVGSAFVKRLADGSPEQGVQSASDFCQSLKQAISPTNQS from the coding sequence ATGCTTTCGGTTTCCCAACGTTTCCAGCAGCTACGCAAAACCAACCCTCCCCAGTGTGCCTTGGTTGCTTTTATCACCGCTGGCGATCCGGATTTGGCTACTACAGCCAGGGCGCTGACCGCTCTCGATCGATCTGGTGCCGATATTTTGGAATTGGGCGTTCCTTACTCCGATCCCCTCGCCGATGGTCCGGTCATTCAAGCTGCAGCCACCAGAGCATTGCGACAAGGTGTTTCCTTGGAAAAGGTCTTGGAAATGGTGTCTCAGGTGACGCCTACTCTCAGTGCGCCTATTGTGCTGTTTAGCTACTACAATCTGATTATTAACTGTGGGGTGGAAGCTTTTTTGCAACGCATTGCTGCGGCTGGGGTGAAGGGGTTGGTGGTGCCTGACTTGCCTTTGGAAGAATCCCAAGAATTGCTGGAGATGTCACCTCAATACGACATAGAAGTGGTGCTTCTGGTTGCCCCGACGAGTTCTCCCGAACGTATGAAAGCGATCGCGGAAAAATCCCAAGGATTTATTTACTTGGTTAGCGTTACTGGGGTAACCGGCATGCGATCGCAGGTGGAAAGCGTTGTTAAAGACCGCTTGGCATCCCTACGCCAAGTAACTGACAAACCCATTGGCATTGGATTTGGGATTTCCCAACCGGAACAGGCACGTCAGGTACAACAATGGGGAGCTGATGCTGTTATTGTAGGCAGTGCTTTTGTCAAACGTCTGGCAGATGGTTCCCCAGAACAAGGGGTTCAATCAGCCAGCGATTTTTGCCAATCTTTGAAACAAGCCATCTCCCCGACAAATCAAAGTTAA
- a CDS encoding DUF3007 family protein, whose product MRRIDVIIIGIVILAGGGLVYFVLQWAGLNTLNAGIWTQALLVLGLIGWMVSYLFRVVTSRMTYHQQLKEYEDAVLQKRLEEMSPEEIAQLQAEVEAEKQAKANQQTTQEKDVSSQQQQ is encoded by the coding sequence ATGCGTAGAATCGACGTTATTATTATCGGTATTGTTATCCTAGCCGGTGGCGGCTTGGTTTATTTCGTCTTGCAGTGGGCTGGACTCAATACCCTCAATGCCGGGATTTGGACGCAAGCTTTATTGGTTTTGGGTTTGATTGGCTGGATGGTGAGCTACCTGTTTCGCGTGGTTACCAGCCGCATGACCTACCACCAACAGCTCAAAGAATACGAAGATGCGGTTTTGCAAAAGCGTCTCGAAGAAATGTCTCCCGAAGAAATTGCCCAACTGCAAGCAGAAGTAGAAGCGGAAAAACAAGCCAAAGCCAACCAGCAAACTACCCAGGAAAAAGACGTATCCAGCCAGCAGCAACAGTGA
- a CDS encoding DUF6009 family protein translates to MGTTVSIKDIRYEAKIVWLEDIQQLPWVRERLADLRTRKNLSKTAKLNIEKQNEGETLVGYAELEDGAPTTAGKYFRRRIFTLKTSDRGQNNGSIELPPEAVDPASVAPRIGGRHPKTPFSQNAVPPPSSAQIAVRLPYNLYHQLNQHAKEAGISKTDVVVAALAKYFQVTDNMPLAERLAQLEARVASLEQQRSL, encoded by the coding sequence ATGGGAACAACCGTCAGCATCAAAGATATCCGGTACGAAGCGAAAATTGTTTGGCTGGAAGATATTCAGCAACTACCTTGGGTGCGAGAAAGATTAGCTGACTTGCGCACGCGCAAAAATCTTTCCAAAACGGCTAAGTTGAACATAGAAAAGCAAAACGAAGGGGAAACCTTAGTTGGCTATGCCGAACTTGAGGATGGGGCCCCCACCACGGCTGGAAAATACTTTCGTCGGCGCATTTTTACCCTCAAAACCAGCGATCGCGGTCAAAACAACGGCAGCATCGAGCTACCACCAGAAGCCGTAGACCCCGCCAGTGTGGCCCCGAGAATTGGAGGCAGGCATCCCAAAACCCCTTTCAGTCAAAATGCCGTACCCCCACCATCCAGCGCTCAAATCGCCGTACGCCTCCCTTACAATCTTTACCATCAACTCAACCAACATGCCAAAGAAGCGGGGATTTCCAAAACTGACGTTGTGGTTGCTGCCCTCGCCAAATACTTCCAAGTTACGGATAACATGCCCCTGGCAGAACGCCTTGCCCAGTTGGAAGCCCGGGTGGCGTCGTTGGAACAGCAGCGATCGCTGTAG